In the genome of Leptospira kanakyensis, one region contains:
- a CDS encoding SpoIIE family protein phosphatase, with product MNFRLVGIVWCLALVSCIPKEVPPQVERGVLSAESYLKDQTKTIELVGEWGYYPGLLISPLELSSVETIREPHFFKVPGIWSESFFHRGFLAGDGYATFSLEIQHGQKGIPLSLKVPEMETAYNLFVDGVRLASNGVVATSYQTGKPEYRPRIIDFIPKENQTSIILQISNYHHRKGGPAQVITIGNTSEIHHQYESAILRDMLLVGSILFMGIYHLFLFWNRKKDPFTYWFALTCLLVALRVFITGNKYLIQIFPNLPWEIHLKLSYLSFFLITPIFTRYVYLLFKPYYSRLAYELLKYIGFAFCFIVLVTRSSFYTYLMIPFQVFTLIGVIYTFFVIIRAIRDSFPGSIYFLISFTIFITSFINDILVNNLVIYGPLTIHFGIFTMFFVQSVYIARNFSKGFVEAENLAIELSDKNQTLQKVQNQLTDLNERLETRVRDKTEELQGKLDQIGKDMRLAKSIIQSVTKLPELDPHIKVDILYKPIAEVGGDIYFIKRIQDFYYRFFLADATGHGLQAALYTMMIQSEFERVSAVAMRPNDLLFYMNQHFYDKNADLQIYFPALVMDFDFHQGILRYAGGGVQNQIHMKKNGTTSMFENTGPIIGILEHYRYGIFETKVESGDRVFLFTDGLFEELNESDGVKAWGDLLEVIQNTASLPFEEVIPSIKTMLFQRMDKSYWKDDSTLILIETT from the coding sequence ATGAATTTCCGTTTGGTCGGGATCGTTTGGTGTTTGGCACTTGTTTCGTGTATTCCGAAAGAAGTGCCTCCCCAGGTGGAACGGGGAGTTCTGTCGGCTGAGTCGTACTTAAAAGATCAGACAAAAACCATAGAACTTGTGGGTGAATGGGGGTACTATCCTGGACTCCTGATTTCCCCATTGGAACTTTCCTCTGTAGAAACCATCCGAGAGCCACATTTTTTTAAGGTTCCTGGGATCTGGTCGGAATCTTTTTTCCATCGAGGTTTCCTTGCCGGTGATGGTTATGCCACGTTTAGCCTCGAAATCCAACATGGACAAAAAGGGATTCCTCTTTCTTTGAAAGTTCCTGAAATGGAAACCGCCTATAACTTGTTCGTTGATGGTGTTCGATTGGCATCAAACGGTGTGGTAGCAACGTCTTACCAAACAGGAAAACCTGAATATAGACCAAGAATCATCGATTTTATCCCAAAAGAAAACCAAACTTCCATTATCTTACAAATCTCAAACTACCACCACAGAAAAGGTGGGCCTGCTCAAGTTATTACCATTGGTAATACTTCTGAGATTCATCATCAGTATGAATCTGCAATTTTACGGGATATGTTACTAGTTGGTAGTATTTTGTTTATGGGGATCTACCATTTGTTTTTGTTTTGGAACAGGAAAAAAGATCCTTTTACTTATTGGTTTGCCCTGACTTGTCTTCTTGTGGCGCTTCGGGTATTCATTACTGGAAATAAATATTTAATCCAAATATTTCCAAACCTACCTTGGGAAATTCATTTAAAACTCAGTTACCTCAGTTTCTTTTTAATCACTCCTATTTTTACAAGGTATGTTTATCTACTTTTTAAACCTTATTATTCTCGACTAGCTTATGAATTGCTAAAATACATAGGTTTTGCTTTTTGTTTTATTGTTCTTGTGACGAGGTCATCGTTTTACACGTATTTGATGATACCATTTCAAGTTTTTACATTGATTGGCGTCATTTATACTTTTTTTGTGATCATTCGTGCCATCCGTGATTCTTTTCCTGGTTCCATATATTTTCTCATAAGTTTTACCATCTTTATCACAAGTTTTATCAATGATATTTTAGTGAATAACCTTGTGATTTATGGCCCGCTTACCATCCACTTTGGAATTTTTACAATGTTCTTTGTTCAGTCAGTGTACATTGCTCGAAACTTTTCTAAAGGGTTTGTGGAAGCAGAAAACTTGGCCATAGAACTTTCTGATAAAAACCAAACCCTACAAAAAGTACAAAATCAACTTACTGATTTAAACGAACGATTGGAAACTAGGGTAAGGGATAAAACGGAAGAACTCCAAGGGAAGTTAGATCAAATTGGAAAGGATATGAGACTTGCAAAGTCCATCATCCAAAGTGTTACCAAACTTCCTGAACTTGATCCCCATATTAAAGTTGATATTTTATATAAACCAATTGCAGAAGTTGGTGGTGATATCTATTTTATAAAACGCATTCAGGATTTTTATTATCGATTTTTTCTGGCTGATGCCACTGGCCACGGTTTACAAGCCGCTCTTTATACCATGATGATCCAATCTGAGTTTGAACGAGTTTCTGCAGTAGCTATGCGACCGAATGATTTGTTGTTCTATATGAACCAACATTTTTACGATAAAAATGCAGACCTTCAAATTTATTTTCCTGCCCTCGTGATGGATTTTGATTTCCATCAAGGGATTCTTCGTTATGCGGGAGGTGGAGTTCAAAACCAAATCCATATGAAAAAAAATGGAACCACTTCTATGTTTGAAAACACGGGTCCCATCATTGGAATTTTAGAACACTACCGGTATGGAATTTTTGAAACAAAAGTAGAATCGGGAGATCGAGTCTTTTTATTTACAGACGGGTTATTTGAGGAATTAAACGAATCGGACGGCGTAAAAGCTTGGGGTGATTTATTAGAAGTCATCCAAAATACAGCATCTTTGCCTTTCGAAGAAGTGATCCCTTCCATTAAAACTATGTTATTCCAAAGAATGGATAAATCTTATTGGAAGGACGATTCAACTCTTATTTTGATTGAAACCACCTAG
- a CDS encoding citrate/2-methylcitrate synthase translates to MSEVEFHIKGKTYKLPVIVGTDGKEGIDLTDFYRKTGLVTVDPGLFNTALGLSKVSRRDPEKGELTYRGYDLKELAYQSTFVETSFLLIYGNLPTKQELNDFSGRLSKHSMIHEDMLNLFDGFPGVANPLAVLSVMVTSLSSYYLEEYEEKLDMGVDLIARLLAKIRTIAAFTYKHAVGHPFVYPLDKNPYCTNFLYMMHKMPADNYTVPEEFDRILNQMWILHADHEQNVSNTAVQVVGSTQANLFASISAGIMAQWGAREGGRPTAAIGLIEDIIKTKTPVKDYFERFKRGGLNIQTNGFGQKAYDVVSPRAQVAREIIREFYKGRKLSAVEDIALQIDEVVWNDAYFMENLLYPNLEYYSGLVFHTLGIPKNMFSVMQVIGRLPGWLAHWREQRMKGDFSKVRPKQIYVGENQRKYIPVQNRL, encoded by the coding sequence ATGAGTGAAGTGGAATTCCACATCAAGGGCAAAACATATAAATTACCGGTCATTGTTGGTACCGATGGAAAAGAAGGAATCGACTTAACCGATTTTTATAGAAAAACCGGCCTCGTCACCGTGGATCCAGGTTTATTCAATACCGCACTTGGTTTATCGAAAGTGTCCAGACGTGATCCAGAAAAAGGGGAACTAACTTATCGTGGTTATGACTTAAAAGAACTAGCTTACCAATCCACTTTTGTGGAAACTTCGTTTTTATTAATTTATGGAAATCTCCCCACCAAGCAAGAGTTAAATGACTTCTCTGGTCGTCTTTCAAAACACTCGATGATCCATGAAGACATGTTAAATCTTTTTGATGGGTTCCCAGGTGTTGCCAACCCACTTGCAGTTTTATCTGTGATGGTTACTTCACTTTCTAGTTATTATTTAGAAGAATATGAAGAAAAGTTAGATATGGGTGTGGACTTAATTGCGAGGTTACTTGCAAAAATTCGTACCATTGCTGCTTTCACTTATAAACATGCAGTGGGTCATCCCTTCGTTTATCCATTAGATAAAAATCCATACTGCACTAACTTTCTTTATATGATGCATAAGATGCCTGCGGACAATTATACAGTTCCAGAAGAGTTTGATCGTATATTAAATCAAATGTGGATTTTACATGCGGACCACGAACAAAACGTATCCAACACTGCAGTCCAAGTGGTTGGTTCAACCCAAGCCAATTTATTTGCCTCTATCTCTGCAGGGATCATGGCACAGTGGGGAGCTCGCGAAGGAGGACGTCCTACTGCTGCGATTGGGCTAATCGAAGACATCATCAAAACTAAAACACCTGTTAAAGATTATTTTGAAAGATTCAAACGAGGTGGCCTAAACATCCAAACCAATGGATTTGGACAAAAGGCTTATGATGTCGTGAGTCCTCGTGCACAAGTGGCTCGAGAAATCATTCGCGAATTCTATAAAGGTAGAAAGTTATCGGCAGTGGAAGACATCGCACTTCAAATTGACGAAGTGGTTTGGAACGATGCTTATTTTATGGAGAATCTCCTCTATCCAAATTTAGAGTACTACTCGGGACTCGTATTTCACACATTGGGAATCCCTAAAAATATGTTCTCTGTCATGCAAGTGATTGGAAGACTTCCCGGTTGGCTTGCCCATTGGAGAGAACAAAGGATGAAGGGAGACTTCTCAAAAGTTCGTCCAAAACAGATATATGTGGGCGAAAACCAAAGAAAGTACATCCCTGTTCAGAACCGCCTATAG
- a CDS encoding STAS domain-containing protein, translating to MMEEFKIRLGFENGGNLPVIHISGEITSEAEEEIVESYESIPGDKRSRVILNFSETSYINSAGIATLISLITKSSENQGKIEFAGLNTHFRKVMDIVGLTDFVLIHDSLNSALTQV from the coding sequence ATGATGGAAGAGTTTAAGATTCGGTTGGGATTTGAAAATGGGGGAAACCTCCCTGTGATTCATATTTCTGGTGAGATCACCTCTGAAGCTGAAGAGGAGATTGTAGAATCTTACGAATCCATCCCGGGCGATAAACGTAGTCGCGTCATTCTGAACTTTTCGGAAACTTCCTATATCAATTCTGCAGGAATTGCCACCCTCATTAGTCTCATCACAAAATCTTCTGAGAACCAAGGCAAAATTGAGTTCGCGGGCCTCAATACCCACTTCCGCAAAGTCATGGACATTGTTGGCCTGACTGATTTTGTCCTCATCCACGATTCTCTCAATTCTGCACTCACCCAAGTCTAA
- a CDS encoding c-type cytochrome, whose protein sequence is MNSKKVLVSLFALSFAFVMVACGDSKPKEEAPAAVESSASADPDLAKGEELYLQNCSSCHGEKGAGDGAAAAALNPKPRNYKSPASEWKNGNTAAGVTKTLKEGIKGSPMVAYGHLGDDNIRILAKYVEHLSKN, encoded by the coding sequence ATGAACTCAAAAAAAGTCTTAGTCTCTCTCTTCGCACTCTCCTTCGCTTTTGTGATGGTAGCTTGTGGCGATTCCAAACCAAAAGAAGAAGCTCCTGCTGCTGTGGAATCTAGCGCTAGTGCTGATCCTGATCTTGCTAAAGGAGAAGAACTCTACCTTCAAAACTGTTCTTCTTGCCACGGCGAGAAAGGTGCTGGTGACGGAGCTGCTGCTGCTGCCCTCAATCCAAAACCAAGAAACTACAAATCTCCTGCTTCTGAATGGAAGAATGGAAATACTGCAGCTGGTGTGACTAAAACATTGAAAGAAGGAATCAAAGGATCTCCAATGGTTGCTTACGGACATTTAGGTGATGATAACATCCGCATCCTTGCAAAATACGTAGAACACCTTTCTAAAAACTAA
- a CDS encoding TIGR01777 family oxidoreductase, with amino-acid sequence MKIGILGGTGLIGKTFIETAIPLGHRFRVFSRKSSLPPELSSYPEIEFVSCILPQSGDLEGLDGIVNLVGEPIAGVRWSDERKKLIETSRVDFTRGLVARVMDLKSPPKVFVNASAVGYYGMSEEVHPAYSETKEPGDDFLAKLCVDWENQTLPLKKVGIRTLLLRTGIILSPKGGALEKMIPPFLLGVGGAIASGKQGMSWIHIMDFISAMLHLMQSESEAGAYNLVSPEPVSNEEFSRVLAKTLHRPNFFKVPSFAIQALYGEGSVVITKGQYVIPERLLMSGYEFQFQNLEKAVSNLLEKH; translated from the coding sequence ATGAAGATAGGAATTTTAGGTGGTACTGGCCTGATTGGCAAAACTTTCATCGAAACTGCCATCCCGTTGGGACATCGTTTTCGCGTTTTTTCTAGAAAAAGTTCTCTTCCTCCCGAACTTTCCTCTTATCCGGAAATCGAATTTGTTTCCTGTATCCTTCCACAATCCGGAGATTTAGAGGGACTTGATGGCATCGTCAATTTAGTTGGCGAACCAATAGCTGGCGTTAGATGGTCGGATGAACGCAAAAAACTAATCGAAACATCGCGTGTCGATTTTACGCGAGGACTTGTCGCTCGTGTGATGGATCTAAAGTCTCCACCCAAAGTTTTTGTAAACGCAAGTGCGGTTGGTTATTATGGAATGTCAGAAGAAGTACATCCTGCCTATTCCGAAACTAAAGAACCAGGGGATGACTTCCTTGCCAAACTTTGTGTAGATTGGGAAAACCAAACTCTTCCATTAAAAAAAGTGGGCATTCGGACTTTGTTACTTAGAACTGGAATCATTCTATCTCCCAAAGGCGGCGCTTTGGAAAAAATGATCCCTCCATTCTTACTTGGGGTAGGTGGTGCGATCGCTTCTGGCAAACAAGGCATGAGTTGGATCCATATAATGGATTTTATTTCTGCAATGTTACACTTAATGCAGTCAGAATCAGAAGCGGGTGCTTATAATCTAGTATCACCAGAACCAGTCAGTAACGAAGAATTTTCAAGAGTACTTGCAAAAACATTACATCGGCCTAACTTTTTTAAGGTTCCTTCCTTCGCCATACAGGCGCTCTACGGCGAAGGATCGGTTGTGATCACCAAAGGACAATACGTGATTCCAGAAAGATTGCTTATGTCCGGTTATGAGTTTCAGTTTCAAAATTTAGAAAAGGCAGTCTCAAATCTTTTGGAAAAACATTGA